The genomic segment ATGCAGACTCAGAGGCCTGAAGCCTACGACCTGAATGTGTTTAGGCAAAAAAtttacaatcacacacaaaaaaatgtacttgtttttttacaaattgcAAAGTGAGTAAACATCTACTATTGACTAATATTTGGTATGACGACTGTTCTATTCTTCTAGTTACGCTTACATGTAACATCAAGGATTTTGTAGGATTATAGTCAGATGTATGATTAACCAATTATACCGAATGGGTGCTAATTTCAAAGCAGACTGGAGTTTCAAGATGTGCTGTTCAAGATATTTTGAAgaagcacaaaaacactgaaagagCACCATAAAAGCAGTGGTAAGTCAAGGAAACATACTGCATACTTCCTTTGAAACTCAGGAGATGTCAAGCAGTGTCATCAGACTCAGAACTGGCAAACACTTGTGAGACTCAGCAGGTTCACCCATCTACTGTCCAGAGAAGTCTCCATGGAATAATTACAGCAAAAAAGCATAACTCTCAACTACAACGCCTATCAAGACACTAACTGAGAAATACAAGCAGATCAGTGTCCATCATGCAGTTCCACCAGGGTGGAGTCTGACTGGCCACAAATTCATTATGCAGAAGGACCACAACCATACAGCCAATGTCATTAAGAACTAACACAGATCTCATCTTTTTCTTCTATTAGCTCACtttgcattttgtaaaatgataaTATTGGCCTCATAAAGCCAAGTGCTAACAGACATATTTGTTTCATCACTTGACAAATCGTGTTTACAAACAGACGGCTAACGCTGGCTAGCTCCCGGCGCTCGTTATCTTATGTTAGTGCAATATTCTCACACAGTGAAGAAGTTCCGTGCCCATTTCATTGTTGACTACTTTgcagaaaatacatttcttgTCATATCCTTCAGCTGGCACGGCGCTGGTTTTGGTCTGAACAGGTTGAGATTCAGAAGCGTCGACTTCAGCCATGATGAACtgtcagcaaaaacaacaaacagtaaGACCAGTTCAGTCGATTCTAGAAATCATCGAGCTCACAGGGGCAATGGGATGATTGTCGAGCTGATTTATTATGTAAGAAAAAACACAGCCACAGGAGGGCAGTGTTGTTCAGTGTAAAACTGTCATAACAATGTAGGAGTTTGTGTTCTTATGGAAACTTCACTCAGGaatatgattcattttactGATTTGCCACACTTGTCTTTCAGTTAGTCAGTGCTGAATTCATTGTGAACTGAAgccactttttaaataaaatatgatctATTAGAATTCTCCTGCAGTTACATACTAAATGTGATCAAATGTTTCACTTCTAATTAAtgttcacactgtgttttttctctctgtcactggcAGTGTTAACATGAGTAAATTAGTTACAGctctgtgtaagtgtgtaatATATGTCACTAATTAACGTGTAATTATCCTGTGTTTAAGGTGTCAAATACATTACCTTTATGAGCTCATCCTCACTGTAAGTAGTTACAGCAGGTATGATGGTGCTGTTCCAAGCATTATTCTTTGACACAATGATGTCCTTTGATCTTTATGTGATGACGTTGAGGTGGTTGTGAGTCTTTTTTTAAggagaacaagaagaaagaagtCTCCTTCTTCAAGGAGGTGAATAATGAGAATTTCTGGAAATATGAGGTTGTAGAGGAAGAACAAGAATTAGAAGAATGGGATTAATAAAGAACTAAGAAGTagtaagaataagaaaaaatcACTCCTGTTAGGAATAAGCAATAAGACTGGGGCATTGTGGATTAGCCAGTTATCTGGAAATTATAAGACACCCAGaaactaaacacattttaattccaTGTGGTTTATTCAAAAGAATATTTGCTTATTGAACTGGCTGATCTGGGGCTTGTTTTTCCTTAAAAacttcttctttcggcttctcccttaaggggtcgccacagtggatcatctgcctccattgTGGCCGCTTCTGTTTCACCAATATTTCAATCAATTTTCAGTATTTAGAAGATTCATCGCCTTAATGGCATAATAGCATTTCTTTGAGCAACTGGTCTATGTGTAAGAATATAGACCAGTTTTCCCTATGGAGGGCAGTTATACTTCAGTCTACAGGCTgttggaaattattattattattagaagtcGTCCAGACACTGCAGTtgattcaaaaataaagtttttaccCCAACTAGGCTTTGGTATTGGAACCACATTGTAAAGGTCAACATCAACATATAGACTAGTGGGGCCGGGAaactaacccacaaccttccaaaTGAAAGACagcttgctctaccactgactTACCGTCacccatagttccctgacatgcttgggaaaCAGAGGGGTGAGCAGAGAAGTCCGTTGTTTGTTATTGTCTGCAGTCCCCATTCAATGTTGATGTTCACACTCCCAGTTAACAACTACAAACTAAAATATGCAATTTTTGACTATGATCGGTGTATAATTGTGCCACCAGAATGTGGATTTTACACAATTTCCCCTAGTTGGCTGCTTTCTCACACTGGCTGGCTACTGAAATTTGGCATATACAAAGAGGTGTCAGTAGATTAAGATGTTGTAAAACGTGATTGTAGCAGAGTCACATTCATTTCTGACAAGAATTGTCTGGCTTGAAGCCCTGGGACCTTTTGACTTATTTGGGAACCCTCACATGCCTGCATCTCCATTGCATCTTCATGTAggtcagattaaataaaaacagtcagtaggtttaaatgtctttgagtgTCTATACAATAGACACACACATCTATGACAAAGGACCCCGTTCTATGCCTCTTGCTCTTTGCATTCTGTTTTGGactgattaataaataataaagcagataatattttattttataatgtttgatttgtccccgcgaccttcatgtggaggataaagcagtagaagatggatggatggatagtttGATTTGTATAATCTCAATATTTTTATTCAGACATTAGTATGCTGAACTGTAGGCCAGTATAATGCATGTCCTTACATGGCGTCTCTGCTTGGGGGGGTACTAGTCAATGTCACCAAGAAAGACAAAgattttcatacacacaaagcAATGTAAATAGGCACACAAGAACATCTAGGAATCATGCTTTACTTtcctttttacattttcaaaaataattaaaatatactaataagttaaaaaaaaaaaagaaaaacatgtcaaatatcTGAAAGGTTTCCCTGAAATATGATCCCAGCTGTGTAAAAAGCCAGGCCACCAGCCAAGTGGTgtctcacttttaaaaaaacaaaaaaaaacagtcgtAACAGTttacacaaatacatattttatagcTGATACATTATTGTTAGTGTTTCTCTAAAAAGAGTACAGGAAATGGAGACTCACAACCACAATGTCCCCAAGTGTTTTCACCATAGAAATAAATACGTGTCTTTTTGAGCGTGAAGTGTTTTTGAGCCAAACAATACTACATAACAAATTCACGCTCACACATGTAGAAACATACTAGACATTGAAAATTCAGGTATACAACTTTTAAATTGGAAAATCTAAagataaaatttaatttaagacTTTAGGACCTGAGTGTACTAACAGTAGGTATAACCTTTTAATGGTCTTAATTTGAACTCTATCTTTGAATTCCCCCCATAACCAAAGGAGGGCATGGAGAGCTTAAAGCTTCAGATGCCAGTAACTAACTGGGCCTGGCATGAGGCTGCTGATGAATAGCTTGTAGTTTAAAGCAACAGGACCCCAAATCATAGGCTTGCATGTGGCATCTTCTACTGAACACAGGTCAAACCAGTGCAAAGAGAAAGCCAGCCCAAGAACCACAGGAACAGACTTCATACGCACTGTGTGTGGGCTAATTTTCAGCCAGCTACACAGACGATACTGGAGCAATTGTTTTCTCAGTCTTTGTACAGTAGTAGCTTAACTGCATGTACTCCATGAAGTAATTTAGCCCTGTCACTCCAGACAGGAGTATGCGTTCCACATtgattttatgtcacatttttagatGTTCTTTCTCAGCTCTGCATAGTCCAGACCTCGAGGTCTTGTACTATAAAGTCTTCTTGATTGGAGAGCGGTGCATTGTGGAAGGTAGGGCAGGAAAAACTTGCCCCATGGTTCAAATCAGCATCCAGCCACAGAGCGAAGCCATTCCTAcaaacagagggaaaagaagGTCTTAAATATTCATTGTAATCTCACCGGCAGCAGGTTTAAGGaagtgttttgttgtcttttttttacaattttatgGCACAAATAGCTTCAACTTTTTCCCTTTAAGTAACATGTCTGCATTTTACAGGGAggaaaaaatcaataaaaccaCATAACTTACCCTCCTCCACCAATTTGCAGAGAGTCCATTTTGCCATTTACAAGGTAAGAGTTCTCCCCACTCCACCTGTACACCTGAACAAAgtccaaacacaagacattaGAAACTAATAtgtatttacaaaaatagacaGCAGCAATCATTTTGTTAACCTCAAACACACCTGTTGTCAAAATAACATATTCGGGTCTTACCTGAAATGTAGGGTTGAAGCTGAACAGGAAGGTTTCACCTGTGCCATAGTAGTATTTACTGACTCTGAACGGAACTGTGGAAAATGCCCCAAACACCTGTGAACAAAAAGGCAAAGGTCATTACAGAAGTACCCCCAGCTATAAGCCTTCCCTGACTCAaggtgtgattgtgtttttttatatattaataagAGTTACGAGGAAGATGCAAACCTTTTTGTTCATGTCTTTGACGACCAGTAGCACTGGACTGTCCAGACCTTTCATATTCCTGTACATGGTCTTCAAGCTGCTGCCATGGACAGCAGTGCTGTACACAAGTTGCCATGAATGGCATTGGATCCTCGCTGGCAAATGAGCAACAAGCtgttggggagaaaaaaaatagtgaATAAAAAGATGCCATAATTATAGCATAACAGTGTCGTAATTAGTGGAAATCATCCTCTTTGATTCATCAAAGATAGTCTGACTGACCTGCTCCAGGTCTTGATCACCCAGCAGCTGGCTGTGCTCATTCAACACAGGCACAGCATCGTCTCCTTCCTCCTGGTACTCGGGCTCCTCCACCTCCGAGTCCTCGGAGCTGCACAAACTCAGGCGCCGCTTGGAGTCCTTCACTCGGATAATCTGGATAAAAATACAAGTCAAAATGTGTAATCATACATGAATATAataatttgtatatatatatatgtatatatatagatacatatatgtatctatatatatacatatatatgtatacatatatatacatatatattgaaCCCCATAGTGTTGTcagtcattttgtattttttaaatgttcctaTTTTGTTTCCTCCTGTAAAAAGagtttgctgtttattttttaatactcTCATATTAGTAGCCTACTTCTCATATAACTCCTTCCCCCATGCTCCCACCTGCATTTACATGCAGTGGGTAGACTGTACTGTAGCCTAGATATTGTACTAGTTAGTTAGTAGTCCACAGAACATCAATAACTACAGCAGCTAGACTTCAGCTGAGACGACAGATTTAAGAGCAGATGGAGGGAAGATGCTGATGATAAAACAACCGGTAACGCATCTGAGTCGTCCTACCTCCACGTAAGGCTCCATGCAATTACTGCTGGCAATGTACAGCACTTGGATATTTTCTGGCAAGAGCTTCATGTCTCCTCGTTTCTCTGTCGCTCACCTTACCCACACAATAACTCTGACCATGCGCTATCCATTCAGTTTTGTACCCGCTGGATGGGTGCGTAACTTTcactctgtgtgcgtgtgtgtgaaacgCGATTGGTTGGAAACACGTGCAGAGggtgctctgattggctgcttcTGACACTGAACGGTTTCTTTTCTCATTAAACAGGAAAGTGAACGGCGGTTGTGTGACCGTGggagtaagaaagaaaaaggatgtCCATATATGGAGACTGTGTGATTTCCCAGAACCTCTGGGACAACAGCCAAACTCCCAGACTCCAATTCAGATCTCATTTACTGTAAACCAGGGAGCCTTGGTGGTTCTGCTCACACATTTATAGGACTAGTGATGCTGCTGCAGGGTTGAGGATAATCCGTTTAACCCATCTCTGACCTAAATATGAACCTGTCTTTTATAGCCACAGAAagctttgcttttgttttgttttttttacttgttttgaggggaggttgtatgaggtattaaCACAGTTGACACTGACTTCACTGAGTGCACCTCCATCCCCAAGACCATAGCTGCACgtgaggacacaaggaaaagcTGATATTAGCCATTTAAccaaaggctcacctaatacaATCTGTTTGCTTTAGTTTACTGTGTCATAACAATAAGTCAGCCGATTTATCTTtctttatcaaaaaaaaagtcacaaaaaaaagcacaattgAACTATGCTGATGGAGGTGACAGTGGATCCTTGAGTCCTCTGCGCTGTGTCGTAAAATTGCCAATTTTCTCACAGGAAATTGGTGCAGGGGGgatgagtgacacaaacttcagtttccagtcatgGACGgctgtgagataaagcagcagtaacattCATAGACTCAAGGGGGTTATATTTTATGAGGTGGGTCTTTAGTTGCTTTGCTAAGCtcagtttttcctcagattgGTTCCCCATGATGGCGGTGTACTCGGTGACATCAGTGTACTTACACACGACTACACTTCATAAAAGTCTGAAATATCAATTATGTatcaaacatgtatgtgtgtgtggtagtgtaGTACCTACCTCCCATTTCTGATCAGTTTTGTTGACAGGATGGCTGAGGAGCTTGTTGATCACAGCCGCCTTGTTGTTCTCCACAACCAGATAGTGATTGGGATGCTTCTCTCTGATGAAGTAGCCGGGCTGGACGTGCTTTTTGTTGCCTTTAGTGTACATATCTGGTGACCACTGCACAAAGAATGTGTAGAGGTGGTCAACCCTGCAGGgacaaaaagtgatttttttgtattacttaAATGCACAAATAAGAGTTGTCATTCCTATCACTTGCTATGGCCACATGTGGGAGGTAACACCCGCCATCAAACACATATGTCATCTGAAATATAGCAAGAGCATCGTTTGACTTATATTTCATAGTGTTgctgacatttcaaaacatctaaaataattGGCTTGGTTGAGCAATTGCCATTTCACAACTGAAACGTGCCTTGTCAcgaaaaacaggaaactgacacgGTGGATGTTTTAAACATACAGTCATTCTGCGATGAGGAATTTTGATAAGTGGGAGGATATCTGTTTCTCCCACctacatcacaaacacacagctctATGGCTTCTATGTAGCCTATTGATTAGCTCTCCACCATTGAATGCAATTTACAATTTCATATGCTGTCCTTGCACATaggtagaaaataaataaatcaacacaaGCAACAATGATCAAAGATTGGATTGTTAGTGGACCCAAGATGACCAAACTGAAGTTCTGATAACCACACCGGGATTCAGAAAGCAGCGTATTTAAAAACTTGCTGCTGATGCGTTTCACTTACTCTCCAACGCTGTAAGCAACTCCCATGGCTGACTGAAGATGAAGTGTGGAAACTGTGAAGAGAAGTAAATTGTAGTATTGGAGGCTCAGTGCTTATCCAGCAGCTCTACTGAGTCTCTCCCGTCGTCTGCATTTATACCAGTGGATCGATTGCTGAGATAAGCTCCTTTGACCATAAACCCTCCCTTACTCCCCTCACAGATTTGCATGGCCTGCACATATTCACTAAAGGATTTCACAATGGCGCCTCAAAGCCAAAGTTGGGAACACATTAACTTGACCTGCTCTCAGTCCCTGTCctcaaatttatttcagtgactgtgtcaagGTTGTACAGTAGCTCAGTGATTCAATGAAGTGACTGGGTGGAAAAGTAGCAATGTGAATATTAACTTCTTTTTCTGACTCCACTACATTTCATTAATGCCATTTTTTTGCTATTGCACTCAACAAACAGCTGCAATCAGCATTTACTTTGCACTTAATCAgttgaaaaacataaaatctgaGCAGTGCAATCTATTTGTGAATAATGAGCAGTCTTCCCTTTGattattaagaaaataaattaaaattaagaaaataagaaattgTCTTATTAATCATCTCTTGTTCTCTCTAGTTGATTGTATTTAGGTGTTTAATCCAGAGTAAAAATACAGATTATGGTTTACCAGACGTTATGTAGCATCATCATACTTATCCCTATACACTGAACTCTTGGTTTGACTCTCTGTCCAGACTCATTCAGTCTATATAAACAGGCTAACTCTGATTTCAGTGTTCATGCTAAACTAATCTAGTTAACATCTAGCTCTTAACTTTACTGCTGCGTTTGTCCGTTTGTTAATCTGTCTTTGAGCAGCACTATTCAAGAAGGGAAGGTCAGATTTGGTTGACATTTCCTGTGGATGGATCGTAGGTTATAGCCCATAGAAGAAATTCtttgattttggtggtgatctaGATTTGGGATTGCTTGAAAAACAATTGTTTACCTTGTAAGATAGCTGTGTGTACTGACACAATGGAAGCAGCCTTGGGGGTGGTTTGTTCCTAAAAATCAAACTCCACATTTAAGTGAGATGCATGCTGTTCATTTCTTTCTTACATATCTTTTGTCCTTTAACAGCCTAAATGTCCATTTTATAACACAGCACAACAAGCAAAATAAAGAGTGCATTATATGTTAGTTTTTCAGCCAGGAGTCAGTAGTCATAAATTTGAGTTTTGGGGCTTATACAATATCCTGTAAGTCCATTGAGCAGGCACGTTCTATAGCATTAAGTTATACAACCCTTCACATATATAACTGTGATTATGTATTCAAGCACAGACACTTTGCTTTTGGATTAAGTGTCTAGCCATGTGACTTCTTTATCAGATTCATTGGATACACTCAATGGCATTATCTCCCTGCATTTATCTAAACAGTATCCCTATTTCAGGATTATCTCAGACGCAAGCCTCAATATAAAGATTTAATCAAACCAGCACACCTTGATTGGTGTGTTGACCATTTATAAATGATCATAGTTCAATACAAATCATTCACACCTGATCAATATAGACTACtatttctaaaaacaaatgCTCAGTTGTTTATTCCGACTGTACTGCGTTGAatcaacacaaatacacagactTCTTGTTGGTTCTGGATCAAATGAATATGCTGATAAATAGAAACTAATCCTATTGTAATCCTGTCCTGAGACGTGTGTGAGGATTTTTATGTTCAAATCACATATCCTGAACGACATCTCTGTACTTCAGCAAATATAAGTGGCACAACATCTGCATTAATGTCACCCAAACAATCTGGATGCTACAGGTGCAATGACAGGACCCTGTTCCGTTAAATGATACAATAGTTGCTGATGTTACTGTCCCTGCATGCGCACAGGTTTGTTCATGCTCAGATATTGGGATACTACAGCAGCCATGATGTTCTTACACAAGACAAATAGAAAAGGATCAATTTGACACACAGACACCGttcacaggtaaacacacaagCGCACAGATATACATTTATAGATGCACAGTATAAATGAATTGTGTGCAAAACATGTACATGCTATACTCGCTAAAGTGTTCAGAAAAGATTACAATATTTTTAGGTTATGTCGGAactaatgtaatgtcatgtatcTCTGGCTTTATATACCCAAATGTTGTAGAAAACGTGAAGATttaaataattctgttt from the Solea senegalensis isolate Sse05_10M linkage group LG9, IFAPA_SoseM_1, whole genome shotgun sequence genome contains:
- the LOC122774263 gene encoding nuclear receptor coactivator 7 isoform X1; translation: MGVAYSVGEVDHLYTFFVQWSPDMYTKGNKKHVQPGYFIREKHPNHYLVVENNKAAVINKLLSHPVNKTDQKWEIIRVKDSKRRLSLCSSEDSEVEEPEYQEEGDDAVPVLNEHSQLLGDQDLEQLVAHLPARIQCHSWQLVYSTAVHGSSLKTMYRNMKGLDSPVLLVVKDMNKKVFGAFSTVPFRVSKYYYGTGETFLFSFNPTFQVYRWSGENSYLVNGKMDSLQIGGGGNGFALWLDADLNHGASFSCPTFHNAPLSNQEDFIVQDLEVWTMQS
- the LOC122774263 gene encoding nuclear receptor coactivator 7 isoform X2 — encoded protein: MKLLPENIQVLYIASSNCMEPYVEIIRVKDSKRRLSLCSSEDSEVEEPEYQEEGDDAVPVLNEHSQLLGDQDLEQLVAHLPARIQCHSWQLVYSTAVHGSSLKTMYRNMKGLDSPVLLVVKDMNKKVFGAFSTVPFRVSKYYYGTGETFLFSFNPTFQVYRWSGENSYLVNGKMDSLQIGGGGNGFALWLDADLNHGASFSCPTFHNAPLSNQEDFIVQDLEVWTMQS